The nucleotide window GCGCTGCGACAGCACGCCGGCCAGGCTCTGCCCGCGCATCAGCTCGGACACGATGAAGTCCAGCTCCAGCTCGGCGTCGCCGCCCATGGCGTGGACGGCGGCGACGTGCGGGTGCCGGATGGCGGACGCGGCGGCCACCTCGCGGGCCACCAGCTGGCGGAAGCGCTCGCGCGCCTCGGGGGCGCGCGGGGCGTTCAGCACCTTCACGGCCACGTCGGCGTCGAGTTCGGCGTCGTGCGCGCGGTAGACCAGGCCGGCGCGCCCGGGCCCGATCAGCTCCTGGACGGCGTAGCGGCCGGCGAGCGTGCGCCCGATGAGCAGTCGTTCAAGCCCCACCATGGCTGGAGATCGGCGGAAAGAGGGATGGGCAGGCTCCGCGCGCCGCGGCCGTGTACCGGCACGGGCGAAAAGCCGCGGGAGATCGCGGAGACGCGACGAACCCGGGTCGCAAGGCGCCCGGGGAACCGCACGTGCGTGTGGGGTTCGGAACCACGCGGGAACGCCCGGCCGCATCGCGCGGCCCAGCGCTGGGGGGAGGTAGAACTGGCGTGGGGAAGCGGAAGTTAGTGCGCCGCGCCGCGTTGGTCAATGCGCGCGTGGGATTCGGTTAGCGCCGGACCGCTGGCGGCCACGGTTGCGAGAACTGAAACGGAACGAAGGGCTTCAGTCGCTCAAAGTCTTGAACGTTGTCCGTCAGCAGCATTACTCCCGCCTCTGAACACGAGACAGCGATGAGCGCATCGTTCACAAACGCCCGCGGCATCCGGCTCCGTTCCATGCCAACCGTGCTGGCGATTTCCGACAGAACTTCACCCGCCCGGCTCCACGCCGCATGCGTAGGCGTGACAATCCGCTTCGGCAGGCTCAGGAAGCGTGTGAAACTGTCGCGGATTTCGCGCACGTGGGCAGGAGTGCTGGCGCCGACCATCATCTCGTGCAGGACCACGGACGACAGATGCAGCGCAGGTGCATGCCTCGCCTGGAACGCCTGAAGCTCGGTCCGGAACGTCGCATCCCGGATCGACCGAATGTACAGGTTGGTGTCGAGCGCGTATTTCACCACTCCGGGTGATCGTCGAAGAAGTTCTTGATCTCCCCCGCCGCGGCGAGCCGGTCGATCCCCGCGTTGAGGTCGTCGCCGAGCAGCACTAGATCGAGGGCCTCGTCAAGGGCCTCTGCCACTGAGCTAGAGCCAAGGATGGTGATGGCGCGATGAAGCTTATCCTGGTCGATATCCACGCTCATTCGCCGGAGGCGGGGACTTCCCTCTGCCGCCGAAGAGCCCCGAGGAGACGTTGAGGCCATCGGATCACTCCTTCGAAATGTCACCCAAACCTAACATCCGGACCACCCACTTGCAATCGCTCGTTCAGCGATGCGCGTGCCATATGGCCGGCCATGGAAGCACGACATAGACTTCCGAACCGGAAATCACCCGCGCCTCCCGGAGAGAACGGTCGACGTGACGGAGCCCGAATCCCCCACCCCCGGCAAGACGCCGCGCGAGTCGTACACGGTGCTGTCGGAGAGCATGATGCCCGACCAGCTCAACCACCACGGCAACGTGTTCGGCGGCGTGATCCTGGCGCTGGTGGACAAGTGCGGCGGCGTGGTGGCGCGCCGGCACTCGCGCCTTCCCGTGGTCACCGTCTCCATCGACCGCGTGGAGTTCAACCAGCCGGTGTACGCCAACGACTACGTCGAGGCGCACGGCCGCATCGTCCTGGTCGGCCGCACCTCGATGGACGTGCTGGTGACGGTGACCGCCGAGCAGGTGGAGACGGGCGTGCGGCGCCAGACCAACCGCTGCATCCTGACCTACGTGGCCCTCGACCGGCTGAACGGCCGCCCCGCGCGCGTGCCCCCGCTGGTGCTGGAGACGGAGGAGGACCGGCGGCTGAACGCCGCCGCCCGGCGCCGGCGCGAGCGTCGCAGCGCCGAAGCCAGGGACGAGCAGGACGAATGGTGATGGATCGCGACGCCGCGGACCCCGCCGCCGCCGCGCGGGGTTCAACGGAAGCGGGAGATGGAGATGCGCTCGCGCGGCGCATCCGCTTCGCGCTGGAGGCCGACCGGCTGAAGGGCGTGCTGCGGCGCACCCGGCTGGTCGACGGCTCGCGCCACGAGAACAGCGCCGAGCACTCCTGGCACCTCGCGCTCCTCGCCATCCTCCTGGCCGACGCCGCCGCGCCGGAGGTCGACGCCGCGCGAGTGATCCGCATGCTCGTGGTGCACGACCTGGTGGAGGTGGAGGCGGGCGACACCTTCTGCTACGACGCGGGCGCCAACCTGGGGCGCGAGGAGCGCGAGCGCCTGGCCGCCGACCGCACCTTCGGCATCCTCCCCGCGGACGAGGGCGGCGCGCTGCGGGCGCTGTGGGAGGAGTTCGAGGCGGGGGCGACGGCCGACGCGCGCTTCGCGGTGGCGCTCGACCGCTTCCAGCCGCTGCTGCTGAACTTCTATGGCGGCGGGGGCTCGTGGCGCGAGCACGGGATCGCCCGCGCGCAGGTGCTGGCACGGATGGCGCCCATCGAGACCGGCGCGCCCGCGCTCTGGCCGTTCGTGCTGGAGGTGATCGAGCGCGCCTGCGCGGAAGGGTGGATCTCGCCCGACGCGTGAGTTTGCCTGTCCGCGCGGGCCGCTTATCTTCGGGAAAGATGGGGCGCCCGCCGCCGGTGGTACCGCAGCACCCGCCGTTCCCCGCAGCCGGTTCCGCAGTCTCGCGATGCAGCATCACGGCTTCCCCGGCCTCGCAGCGATGTCAAGCCGCTTCCACCTTGCCACGGAACCCGGCGTGCTCGACCGCCTGGCGCGGCTCGCGTGCTCGGTCTCGGGCGCGCGCGCGGCACTGGTGGTGACGGAGCGCGACGGGCGCACCGTCGCGGCCGGGCGGCACGGGTGGGACGGGTCGCCGCCGCTGGACGAGCTGGGGATGGAGCCGCGGGCGCGCCCCGGCCGCGCCGCGCCGCTCCACGTGGCCGCGTCGCTGCCGCTGGAGGCGAACGGCGCCGCGGAGCCGCTCGGCTCGCTCGTGGTGCTGGATGCTGGGCCGCGCGAGTGGAGCGCCGCCGAGCGGCTGGCGCTGGACGACGTGGCCTCCGCCGCCGCGGCCGAGCTGCTGCGCCTGCGCGACGCCGAGCGCCACGCCGCGCCCTCGCTCGAGGCGGAGCGCGCCGCCCGCGTGCAGGCCGAGGCGGGCGAGAAGCGCTACGCCTTCCTGGCCGAGGTCAGCTCGCTGCTGGACGCGTCGCTGGACTACGGGACCACCTTCCAGAAGCTGGCCCGCCTCGTCGTTCCCTCTCTCGCGGACTACTGCCTGATCGACGAGGCGGAGCCGGGCGGCGGCCTGCGGCGCATCGCCCGCGCGCACGTGGATCCCGGGAAGGAGAAGATCCTCTACACCAACACCTACCATCCACCGCTGGCGGAGGAGGAGGACCTGTCGCGCCACCCGGTGCTGCGGGTGATCCGCACCGGGCTGCCGCTGCTGGTGGCCGACTTCACGCCGCGGATGATCGACACCATCGCCCACGACGACGACCACCGCGGGCGATTGGCGATCCTCGACCTGCGCTCGTACATCATCGCGCCGCTGGCGGCGCGCGGGCGGGTGCTGGGGGCCATCACGCTGGCGGCCGCGGTCGAGTCCGGCCGCCGCTACCGCGCCACGGACGTGGCGCTCGCGGAGGAGGTGGCGCGGCGCGCGGCGCTGGCCATCGACAACGCGCGGCTGTACACGCTGGCGCAGGCCGCCATCCGCGCCCGCGAGGCCGTGCTCGCCGTGGTCAGCCACGACATGCGGAACCCGCTCGCCAGCATCCTGCTGAACGCCACGATGCTGCTGGACATGGCGCCGCGCGGCGCGCTGGAGCCGTGGATGGAGGACAACCTGCGGCAGATCGTGAACTCAGTGGAGCAGACCAACCGGCTGATCACCGACCTGCTGGACGTGGCGCGGATGGAGGCCAGCGGCGGCATCCCGCTGGACCGCACGCCGGTGGACGCGCGGCCCCTCGTTGCCGCGGCCGTGCGCATGCTGCAGCCGCTGGCGGCCCAGCGCGGGGTGGAGCTGGTGGACGACGCCAACGGCCCGCTTCCCGTGGTGGCGGACCCCGACCGGATCGTCCAGGTGCTCTCGAACCTGCTGGGGAACGCGGTGAAGTTCACCAACGCGGGCGGGCGGGTGCGTGTGACGGCCGCCACCTACGGCGCCGAGCAGTGGTTCGAGGTCACCGACACGGGGGTGGGGATCGCGCCGCAGGACCAGCCGCACGTGTTCGACCGCTTCCGCCAGGTGGGCCGCGACCGCCGCGGCGTGGGGCTGGGGCTGCCCATCGCGCGGGGGATCGTGGAGGCGCACGGCGGGAGGATCTGGGTGGAGAGCACCCCCGGCACCGGCACCACCATCCGCTTCACCCTTCCCGCCGCGGACGGCGACGCCGAGCGGGCGAACCCGGCGTAGGACCCTCATCCCTCCGGCCCCCTTCTCCCGAAATGCACGGGGGAAGGGGAGGACTCAGCGTGGGGGGAAGGTTCGGCGTCGGTTGAGAGGCATCTGCCCGCCGCGGGTGGCCCCCTCCCCCGGCCCCTCCCCCGCTGCGCAGGGGAGGGGAGAACTCAGCGCGGGGCAAGCACTTGCGTGAGGGATGCGCGCCCGGAGGGCCGGGACACCGCCGCGCGTGACGGAGGCCGACGGATCACGAAGATGCGTGGCGCGGCGGTGGCCCGGCGCCGTTGGCCACAGTAGTATCGTGGCCTACGGCGCGCGCAGCCCGTTTGGGCGTCTCAGCGCCCAACACGCCCAGATCCCGCAGTTCATCCACGCTTGCCCAGAGGCACATGTTCCCGGGCGTCGGGTACGATTGCTACGGACGCGCGGTTTGACGGCAGGAGAGTTGCACGCTAGCTTGCGCGGACACACGGAAGGGGAGTAGCTCACCGGGCGAGACAACCCGGCGGCCGAGTCGTCAAGACTGCGGGTGCACGCCCGCACGGTTCGGTCGGGGCGGAGGCGCGAGCGGCGCCTCTTTCAGGGCGAGACCTTCGTTTCGGCACCACGGATGCCCGTTGGATCGGGCGGCCGCGGGCCGGACGAGGGTTTCGCCCCTTTTCATGGCCGCGCCAACGGGGGAAGGACGGGCATTTGGCTGCACACGTGCTGGCGTGGGCGGGATTCGTGGGAATCGTGCTGGCGCTCCTGGCGGTGGACCTGGGGGTGTTCAACCGCCGCGCGCACGTCATCTCCATCCGGGAGGCGGCGCGCTGGAGCGCGATCACCCTCGTGCTGGCGCTGGTGTTCGCCGGGCTCATCTACACGCACAACCTGCCCACCGACATCGTGGGCGGGCGCAAGCACGCGCTGGAGTTCGTCACCGGCTACCTGATCGAGCTGGCGCTGTCGGTCGACAACATCTTCGTCTTCGTCCTGATCTTCGGCTACTTCAGCGTGCCCCCGCGCCACCAGCACCGCGTGCTGTTCTGGGGCGTGCTGGGCGCGCTGGTGTTCCGCGGCGCCATGATCGGCGCGGGCGCGCTGCTGATCCAGCGCTTCGAGTGGGTGGTGTACGTGTTCGGCGCGTTCCTGGTGTTCACCGGAATCCGCATGGCCATGCAGGAAGACGTGGAGATCGAGCCCGAGGCCAACCCGGTGCTCAAGCTCATCCGCCGCTTCCTGCCGGTGAGCGCCGACTACGACGGGCAGAAGTTCTTCACCCGCGAGAAGCTGGACGGAAAGTGGCGCCGCGCCGCCACGCCCCTCTTCGTCGTCCTGGCGCTCGTGGAGACGACGGACCTGATCTTCGCGGTCGATTCCATCCCCGCCATCTTCGCGGTCACGCGCAACCCGTTCCTGGTGTTCACCTCGAACGTGTTCGCCATCCTCTGCCTGCGCTCGCTGTACTTCCTGCTGGCCGAGGTGATCGACCGCTTCCACTACCTCAAGGCCGGCCTCTCCATCGTGCTGATCTTCATCGGCGCCAAGATGCTGGCGACGATGTTCCACCTGCACGTGGACACCGCCGTGTCGCTGGTGATCGTGGCGTGCGTGCTGATCGGCTCCGTCGTCCTCTCCCTCCTGCGGCCCAAGAAGACGGAAAACGCGCCCGACGTGCTCGAGGAGCCCGACCCGGACGAGCCGGAGACCTCCGAGACGGTGCGCACAGGGACGGAGGAGCGGTGATGGAGACGCCCCGCCGCTTCCCCGTGGTCCCCGCCGCGGTGGCGGCGATCGCGCTGGTGGCGGCGGCCGCGGCGTGGCTGGCGGTGCCGCGGAGGATCGCCTTCCACGGCACCACGTACGATCCGGTCGCGCCCGCGGAGGATTTCCGGCTCGTGGACCAGGACGGGCGCGCGGTGACGCTGGCCTCGTACCGCGGCGCCCCGCTGCTCGTCTTCTTCGGCTACACGCGCTGCGCGGACTACTGCCCGCAGACGCTCGGCCGCCTCACCCGCGCGGTCCGATCGCTGGACGGCGCGGAGGGCACGCGCATCCTCCTCGTCACCGTGGACCCGGCGCACGACACGCCGGCCGCGCTGAAGGCGTACGCCGCGCGCTTCGGCCCGCACGTCTCGGCGCTGACGGGCGATTCGGCCTCGCTGGCGGCGGCGTGGCAGGGCTACGGCGCGTACGTCCTCCCCCCGAGCGAATCTCCCGCCGCGCACCACGACGGCCACGCGGAGAAGCCGGCCGCCCGGGTCCCGCCGCAGCTCGTGCACAGCGGCGTCGTCTACGGCATCGACCGCCGCGGCAACCTCCAGGTCGTGATCTCCGAGGGCGCCACCGAGGAGGAGATGCGCGACGACATCCGCACGCTCGCCCGTCTGTAGAAACAGAAAGCCTCACGCGGAGACGCGGAGTCGCGGAGAACCCGGTGCCGGGGTGAGTTCTCCGCGCCTCCGCGTCTCCGCGTGAGGCTTTTCTCGATCGCGGCCCGCGCCGTGCATCGCCGCCGCCCAACATCGCAGAAAACGAATCAGCGGAGGATGGATGGCGAAGACGCCGAGCCGGCGCGCGTCGGACCGGATGGGGGTGAAGGTCGTGGGATGGATCGCCTGCCTGGCGCTGGCGACGTCGCTCACCTACACCTTCGTCAAGGCGCTCACCGAGGGGCCCGAGCAGGTGGATCCCCTCTTCTTCGCCCTGCAGTCGCTGGCCAGCCTCCTTTTCCTCGTCTACTCGCTGAGACTGAAGAACCCGGTGTTCGTCGCCGCCAACTGCATCGCGCTGGCGAACGCGGCGGGGACGCTGGTGGTGGCCGCCGCCGGGCGCTGAGCGGCGCTCACCGCCCGGAAGCCCCGGAGACGGCGGAAGCCGTGTGGCGGCGCGGATTTCCGCCTTGCGCACGGGGTCTGCCCAATGTATCGTGCTCCGCGCACACACCCGTATCATCAAGACCCGTCATCCCCAGCACCCTCCGTCATTCCGGGCTCCACGGCCTGGAGCTTCACCGCTAAGCACCCAAGGAGAACTCGCATGAGACGAAGTCTGGCAATCGCCGGCGCCGCCGCGCTCGCGTGCGCCGCCAGCGCCCCGCTCCACGCGCAGGGGTCCGGTGTCGACCAGCAGAGCGCGTGCATGTCGGGACGCGTGGGCGCAGGCATCGCTTCGCCCTGCGACGACGCCTCGGGCGTGTACTTCAGCCCCGGCGGCCTGGCCCTGCAGGGGAGCAACATCGGCATCGGCGTCACGCTGATCCGCGCCGGCGGCGAGTTCACCTACGACCCCGGCCGCGAGCCGGTGGGCACGGCGTCGCACATCACGCGCGAGACCGAGATCGTGCCCGTGCCGCAGATCTTCCTATCGTACAAGGCCACGCCCCGCCTGGCAGCGGCGATCGGCGCCTTCGCGCCGTACGGCCTGGGGCTCGACTGGCCGGTGTGCGACGCCAGCCAGAGCACCGCGTCGTGCACCGCCGCGGGCACCACCAACTTCGAGGGGCGCTACACGGGGTACGACAACTCGCTGCGCGCCTACTACGTGCAGCCCACCCTGTCGTACGAGCTGATCCCCGGCGTGCTGTCGGTGGGCGCGGGGCTCGACCTGGTGCACAGCACCATCGAGGTGCACCAGCGCGCCGACGCGCCGACCGTGGGGCTGCGCGGCTTCGACATCGCCGACGCCACGCTGAAGGGGAGCGGCAACGGGATCACCGGCCACGTGGGCGCGGTGCTGCGCATCAGCGACCGCACCCGGGTGGGCGTGCGCTACCTGCACCGCACCAAGGTGGACCTGGAGGGCGACGCCGACTTCACCCAGGTACCCACCGGCACCATCTTCGACCCGCTCCTGGCGGCGCAGTTCGCGGCCGGCGGCCCGCTCGAGGACCAGGGGATCGCCACCACCATCACCTTCCCCAGCCAGTTCGTGGCGGGCGTGAGCTTCCGCCCGGTGGAGGTGCTGAACCTGCTCTTCGACTACCAGCGCACCGGGTGGAGCAGCTTCGACCGCTTCGACATCGACTTCCAGGGCGCGGGCGGCGTGGACCGTACGCTGAACCTGAACTACCGCAACACCAACACCTTCCGCGCGGCCGCGCAGTTCGATTACAGCGACGCCGTGGCCATCCGCCTGGGCTACCGCTACAACACCGCCGCCACGCCGCGCGCCACGCCGTTCCTTCCCGAGGGCGAGCGCAACTACTACACGGCCGGCCTGGGGCTGCGGCTCACGCGGGCGCTGACCACCGATCTGTCGTTCCAGTACATCAACCAGCCCGACCGCCGCGGCGCGGTGCGCCCCGACGAGCCGGTCATCGGCGTGTACGGAGCCACCGGCCAGACCTTCGGCGTGACCTTCTCGTACCACTTCGGCGCGCAGCCCAACGCCCTGCAGTGACGGCCGGCGACCGGTGCTCGTCCCGTAAACAGATGAACGCGTGACAACCCTCAGGAGAGCAGCATGAGAGTGGCAACCAGACGCCCGTTCCTGGCCGTGGCCGCGCTGGCCGCCCTGGCGATGGGCGCGTGCGTGGGCGACGGCGACGACCTCGCCACGCTCCAGACCCCGGCGAACGGCGGCACGCTGTTCACGCGCTACGTGTCGCTGGGCAACTCGATCACCGCGGGCTTCCAGTCGGCGGGGATCGTGGACTCGACGCAGCGGAACTCGTACGCCAACCTGCTGGCGCAGCGCGCGGGCACGCCCTTCAACCAGCCGCTGTTCGCGCGGCCCGGGTGCCCGCCGCTGATGACGGCGCCGCTGACCCCGTCGACCGCCGCCAGCACCTGCTCGCGGGTGGACTCGGCCAAGGTGTTCGCGGGCGCCAACCTGGCGGTGCCGGGGGTGCGCATCGCCGACCTGTTCGCCATCCCCGGCGGCCAGATCGCGCAGCTGTACGGCCTGCTCACCGGCGGCCGCACCGAGATCCAGGCCATGCAGGACCTGCAGCCCACCTTCGTCTCCGCCTGGATCGGCAACAACGACGCGCTCTCCGCGGCGCTGTCGGGCACGCTGGGGCCGCTGGCCGCCGGGGCCGACTCGAACCTCACGCGGCTCGCTCCGTTCCAGGCCAACGTGACCGCCATGGCCAACGCCATCAAGGCGTCGGGCGCGCAGGGCGCGGTGATCATCGGCGTGGTGTTCGCCGACAGCGCGGCGCCGCTGCTGCAGCCGGGCGCGTACTTCTTCCTGTCGCGCGACGCGGCGGGCCGGTTCAACGGCAAGCCGGTGAACAACAACTGCTCGCCGGTGACGGCGCTGGGCACGCCCAACCCGCTGGCGGCCAACATGGTGTCGTTCCAGATCGTCAGCAGCGCGCTGCCGGAGATCAACTGCGACCCGGCCTCGGCGCAGGGCGGCGCGTTCCTGCTCGACGCCGCCGAGCGGGCGGTGCTGGGGGCGCGCATCGCCGCGTTCAACGCGGCGCTGAAGGCCGCGGCCGACGCCAACGGGTGGCTGTACGTGAACCCGATGGACATCCTGCGCCCCGAGCTGGCGCGGACCACCTCGGGCCGCTTCAACCAGATCCGCAAGTGCCAGCTCCTGGCCACGGCCACCACGGCGGCGCAGTTCCAGACGGCGGTGCTCAACAGCTGCCCGGTGACAGGCGCCACGGCGGCGCCGGGCTTCTTCGGGGCGCTGATCTCGTACGACGGGGTGCACCCCAGCTCGGCGGCGCACCTGCTGATCGCGCAGCAGCTCGCGGCGCGCATCAACACCAAGTACGGCACCACGCTGGCGACGAACTGACGGCGCCAGAAGATCGGCACGACGGCGAGGGGCGGCTCCGGATCCGGGGCCGCCCCTCAGCGTTCAGGGCACTGGATGAAGAGCCGGATTCAGGCGTGTTCCGGCCGTCGGGGGAGCGTTTTCGGAGATCCGAAAAAGACGGCCTCACGCAGAGCGGCAGAGGCAGCGGAGAACTCACCTCTTCTGCCTCTGCTGCTCTGCGTGAGACCTGTTGTTCTTCCGGATCTGGTATGAGCTTTTCTTTTCTGCTCGCCCTGCCGCTCACGAGTAGCAGATGGGGTTGCCGTCGCTGCTCACCGTGCCGTCGGGGAACACGGCGCGCACCGAGTATCCCGAAACCGTGATCGAGCACTGCCCCACGTTCGAGAAGGTGCGCGTGGCGTCGGTGTACGACGTGCTCAAGGTGCTCCCCACGTACGTGTACCAGGTGGTGTAGGTGGCGGTGAAGGGATCGAACCCCGTGTCGACCTTGTAGACCTGGTACGACGACGCGTCGCCCATGGCGGGCCACGAGATCACCGGGTGGCCGCCGGAGAGCGTGCCGCTGGCGTTCGGCCCCAGGCCGCCGGGGAACAGCACCCGCGCCGACCAGCGGTCGTAGTAGCTGAAGCCGTTGAACGACGTCGCATTCGACATCATCACCGAGGTGGGATCGGTGTCGGCGCTCCCCGAGGTGCTCACCGGCGTGCCGTCGATGTGCTCCGCGCCCTCCGTGCCGATCTCCTCGCTGCAGACGTCGGTGGGATAACATCTGTTGTTCCAGTTGGTGTGCCGGAACCCCAGCGTGTGCCCCAGCTCGTGCACCATCACCCACAGCTTCTCCGACGACGAAAGCTGGTTCTGGAAGTCGGGGTCGATGTGGATGATCGGCCCGGTGCCGCCGCCGGAGGTGGGGAAGCTGGCGCAGGCGATGGTGCCGGCGTCCGGGCACTGCGAGAAGTCGATGGTGACGTCGGGCGTGGTGGAGGTGCCCGCGGTGCGCATCAGCACGCGCGCGCCCGGGATGCTGTTCCACTGGCCGAGCGCGCTGGTGATGGCCGTGGCCCACGCCGAGCTCACGCTGCTGACCGCGGAATACTTCACGTCGATGTCGTACGCGACGCTGGAGCTCACCCGGTCGGTGGTGGCGTACTGGAGGCGCGGCCCCGCGGGCCGGGCGCGCAGATCCGCCTTGCGCAGCATGATGTCGCCCTCCACCACGTAATAGCTTCCCGCGTCGCGCAGGCCGAGGGTGCTGAAGCCCATCGCCGCGATCCGCGCCACCAGCGGATCGGGGGTGCTGGCGGTGACGTTCGCGGCCTCGTCGCCGCACGCCGCCAGCAGCAGTATCGATCCGACCAAGCCCATCCATGTTCGAACGACCCGGTTGCCGCGCATGACGTACTCCGTGGTGCTGGGTGGAAGAAACTCCCATGAGGAGATGTTGCACCCGCTCGCGTATCACCTTGCGTTCGCTGGCACAAACATTTATTCCTCACGTTATGCGCCGAATATCACAACAGCCCGACTCGCACGTCAAGGCGTCGGGTGACGCGCGGAGAGGACGAGGCGGCCGATCAGTACGGGTGGAACGGAGGAGGCCGCGACCCCATCCTGGCCGCGGCCTTTCTCCATCCCCTTGCCGCCACCTGCTATATTCCCGGTCCGTACCCTGCAGCCATCGAACGCACCGATGACCGAGCAAGCTTCCGCGGCGGGGATCCCGCCGTCCATCGACCGCATCCTGCGGCGCTTCGCCATGCTGTCGCCCGACATGACGCGGCAGGCGCTGGTGCAGTACGCCAACCGGCTTCCGCCGCTCCCCGAGCGCTTCCGGGGGCTCGACATGGAGCAGTACCGCGTGCACGAGTGCCAGACGCCGGTGGCCATCTTCCCCGAGGTGGTGGACGGGAAGATGTGGTTCCACGCCGACGTCCCGCGCGAGAGCGCCGCCATCCGCGCGCTGCTGGCCATGCTCTTCGAGGCGCTGAACGGCCAGCCGCCGCAGACCACCCTCGACATCCCCCCCGACTTCGTGCGCCAGGTGATGGGCAAGATCGGCCTGCAGGCGCGCGAGAACGGGCTGAACGCCATGGTCGAGCGCCTGCGCCGCGCCGCCCGCCGGGCCACCGCCGAGGCGGGACCGGCAACGGCGGGATGACGGGGCGGAAGGGGACGCGGATCGCCGCCCGGGCGGCGCACTTCGGCGCGCGGGCGAGCCAAAACGCACTTGCGCGACGGGGGCCGCCGCATTCTTTTGTCGGCCCGGACCGACAGGAGACCTGGATACCGATGCCTCGACCGATCCCCGGCCTGGTGCGCCCGGCGCTCGTCGCCGCGCTGGCGCTGGCCGCCGCAGGCTGCCACCCCGGCGGCGACTACGGGTACGACCGCGTTTCGTACCGCGAAGAGCCCGCCGTGCCGCAGGCCACCAACCCCGACCCGCCCCCGGTTCCCGCCGGCGGGCTGGCCGGCGCCGCGCAGGCGCGCCTGGCCGCGAAGAACCTTCCCGCCGGCGTCACGCAGGCCATGGTGGACCAGGGGCAGGACCTGTTCGGCACCGTGTGCGCCGGCTGCCACGGGCCCGCGGGGGCCGGCACCACCACCTGCCCCACGCTGAGCGACACCAAGTGGATCAACATCTCCGGCGCCTACCCGGAGATCGTGACGCTGATCACCAACGGCGTGCCGCAGCCGAAGGAGCACCCGGCGCCCATGCCGCCCAAGGGCGGCGGGAGCTTCGACGACGCGCAGGTGCGCGCCCTGGCCGCCTACGTCTACGCGCTGAGCCACCAGTCATGAGCACAC belongs to Longimicrobium sp. and includes:
- a CDS encoding M57 family metalloprotease encodes the protein MVGSILLLAACGDEAANVTASTPDPLVARIAAMGFSTLGLRDAGSYYVVEGDIMLRKADLRARPAGPRLQYATTDRVSSSVAYDIDVKYSAVSSVSSAWATAITSALGQWNSIPGARVLMRTAGTSTTPDVTIDFSQCPDAGTIACASFPTSGGGTGPIIHIDPDFQNQLSSSEKLWVMVHELGHTLGFRHTNWNNRCYPTDVCSEEIGTEGAEHIDGTPVSTSGSADTDPTSVMMSNATSFNGFSYYDRWSARVLFPGGLGPNASGTLSGGHPVISWPAMGDASSYQVYKVDTGFDPFTATYTTWYTYVGSTLSTSYTDATRTFSNVGQCSITVSGYSVRAVFPDGTVSSDGNPICYS
- a CDS encoding SufE family protein, which codes for MTEQASAAGIPPSIDRILRRFAMLSPDMTRQALVQYANRLPPLPERFRGLDMEQYRVHECQTPVAIFPEVVDGKMWFHADVPRESAAIRALLAMLFEALNGQPPQTTLDIPPDFVRQVMGKIGLQARENGLNAMVERLRRAARRATAEAGPATAG
- a CDS encoding cytochrome c, whose protein sequence is MPRPIPGLVRPALVAALALAAAGCHPGGDYGYDRVSYREEPAVPQATNPDPPPVPAGGLAGAAQARLAAKNLPAGVTQAMVDQGQDLFGTVCAGCHGPAGAGTTTCPTLSDTKWINISGAYPEIVTLITNGVPQPKEHPAPMPPKGGGSFDDAQVRALAAYVYALSHQS